The proteins below come from a single Xyrauchen texanus isolate HMW12.3.18 chromosome 1, RBS_HiC_50CHRs, whole genome shotgun sequence genomic window:
- the LOC127650381 gene encoding glucose-fructose oxidoreductase domain-containing protein 2-like gives MCISIMLPGVGVFGTGQTVRILVPLLQKEGFPVPAVWGHMQEEAESLASELDIPFFTSQTDDVLLHPEVHLVCILTPPPHTRQIAVKALGIGKNVISDQAATLTDACKMVTAARYYPQLMSIMGNSLRFLPAFVHMKRLLGEGYCGTLQVCEARVYGGSLLSQSYGWAWEELMGGGGLHKIGSCIIDLLSHLTGHRAMRVHGMLRTFVHQGGPGIRSVTADDYACFQLLMSGGAVCSVTLNFNLPGTDLHEVMLVGSSGRLIARGTELYGQRTNMQVEELLLNEDGGTGGGVGPSVSGLNAMVTQLRLSFQAQEDRRSWARHPVSMAATFEDGLYVQTVVDAIKRSNRTGEWESVEVKIQDIDSNHNHRALLN, from the exons ATGTGTATTAGCATAATGTTGCCTGGCGTGGGTGTATTTGGAACAGGGCAGACAGTGCGCATCCTGGTGCCATTACTCCAAAAAGAGGGCTTCCCTGTTCCGGCTGTTTGGGGTCATATGCAAGAAGAGGCAGAGTCACTGGCCAGTGAGTTGGACATTCCCTTCTTTACCAGCCAGACTGATGATGTACTGCTACATCCAGAGGTCCATCTTGTTTGCATATTGACACCTCCACCACATACACGTCAGATTGCGGTAAAAGCTCTAG gTATAGGTAAAAATGTGATCAGTGATCAGGCTGCTACGCTGACAGATGCCTGTAAGATGGTGACAGCGGCAAGATATTACCCACAGCTTATGAGTATCATGGGAAATTCTCTGCGTTTCTTGCCCGCCTTTGTCCATATGAAACGCCTGCTGGGGGAGGGTTATTGTGGGACTTTACAG GTGTGTGAAGCACGTGTATATGGAGGCTCACTTCTCAGCCAATCATATGGTTGGGCATGGGAGGAGCTTATGGGGGGAGGTGGCCTGCACAAAATTGGCTCTTGTATAATTGACCTCCTGAGCCACCTCACTGGGCATCGGGCTATGCGAGTGCATGGAATGCTTCGGACGTTTGTACATCAAGGTGGCCCAGGAATTCGTTCTGTAACTGCAGATGACTACGCTTGCTTTCAGCTGCTGATGAGTGGAGGTGCAGTCTGCAGCGTGACATTAAACTTTAATCTGCCTGGCACAGATCTGCATGAGGTCATGCTTGTGGGGTCATCAGGGAGACTCATTGCTCGCGGAACAGAGCTTTATGGCCAACGGACCAACATGCAAGTAGAAGAGCTTCTACTGAATGAAGATGGTGGGACTGGAGGAGGAGTAGGGCCATCTGTCAGTGGGCTGAATGCCATGGTGACTCAGCTCCGACTTTCCTTTCAGGCACAAGAGGACAGGCGCTCTTGGGCACGGCATCCTGTTTCCATGGCAGCCACCTTTGAGGATGGGCTCTATGTACAGACTGTTGTGGATGCCATCAAACGATCAAATCGCACTGGGGAGTGGGAGTCAGTGGAGGTCAAGATTCAGGACATAGACTCAAACCACAACCACAGAGCCCTGCTAAACTAA